In Acetobacteroides hydrogenigenes, a genomic segment contains:
- a CDS encoding alpha-L-rhamnosidase-related protein, which produces MKLKVILLAAVGLACFNGSSQPSQRAIFTSPNFSIFPDMVTWKADRAFLKGDTLYSTFNGNDEPVFSSTTGAYKRSIVLKNSHYPQLKSSVPMVDALYNMTLNELDLLRTKDGYFDTGKSWGGVWTRDLSYATILGIAIADPEVAKNGLMRKTKDGHIVQDTGSGGSWPISSDRNTWALAAWEVYKYTGDRKWLETIYPIVKNTVEADLKTIFYPGSLPLGESSFLDWREQTYPMWMKPIDIYRSANLGTTVVHFQTYSILNSIETILGIKGGRYGRLADEVKSNINAQLWMGDKGYYGQYLYGINSMSISPRSEALGEALAVLYDVADADRQKLVVENTPITEYGTTCIFPQIPEVGPYHNNSVWPFVQAFWNIAAAKVKNEAALSYGMASIYRAAAMYLTNKENFVASTGDSHGTAINSDRQLWSVGANIGMTYKVILGMNFEPNGIAFAPVIPHAYAGKYTLTNFKYRNATINVTVDGFGYEIASFTVNGVEQTPFVDGGATGVLNISIKMKNAPFAPSKVNLRSVDFAPATPIVALNAGMLEWKNVAGAVAYTVTRNGKVVVNTSNSSYAIGNDDCYTEYQVKAVDAQGYESFLSNPVVIEPQDKTFTVEAEDFNPKSELPYTSFSGKGFVEMTTTKNTRVFIPVTVGEEGDYLLTLRYSNGTDRMCCGNSAALRTLWVNGKQVATMVFPIVEKDAWSDWSRSNAVRVHLKRGKNALKLTYERHNRNMNGDINLLMLDNVKVVKL; this is translated from the coding sequence ATGAAGCTGAAAGTTATACTGCTTGCCGCTGTCGGCTTAGCCTGCTTCAATGGCAGCTCGCAACCGTCGCAAAGGGCTATTTTTACATCGCCCAACTTCTCCATCTTCCCCGATATGGTAACGTGGAAAGCCGATCGTGCCTTTCTAAAGGGCGATACGCTATACTCTACCTTCAACGGTAACGATGAACCCGTGTTTAGCAGCACCACAGGAGCCTACAAGCGTTCCATCGTTTTAAAGAATAGCCACTATCCGCAGCTAAAGTCGTCGGTGCCTATGGTTGATGCACTCTATAACATGACGCTGAACGAGCTGGATCTTCTTCGCACAAAAGATGGATACTTTGATACCGGAAAGAGCTGGGGTGGCGTTTGGACGCGCGACCTTAGCTATGCTACGATACTTGGAATTGCCATTGCCGATCCGGAGGTGGCAAAGAATGGGCTAATGCGCAAAACCAAGGATGGCCATATTGTTCAGGATACCGGATCGGGTGGGTCGTGGCCAATATCGAGCGACCGCAACACCTGGGCGCTTGCCGCTTGGGAGGTGTATAAGTACACGGGCGACAGGAAATGGCTGGAAACTATCTATCCAATAGTAAAGAATACGGTAGAAGCCGACCTTAAGACGATCTTCTATCCCGGAAGCCTTCCGCTTGGCGAATCTTCATTCCTAGATTGGAGAGAGCAAACCTACCCTATGTGGATGAAGCCTATTGACATCTACCGCTCGGCTAACCTCGGAACTACAGTGGTACACTTTCAGACCTACAGCATACTAAACAGCATCGAAACGATATTGGGTATTAAGGGAGGTAGGTACGGCAGGCTGGCCGATGAGGTAAAGAGCAACATCAACGCACAGCTGTGGATGGGCGATAAGGGGTACTACGGGCAGTACCTATACGGCATTAACTCTATGTCGATTTCTCCTCGATCGGAGGCCCTCGGCGAGGCGCTAGCCGTTCTATACGATGTGGCCGATGCCGATAGGCAAAAGTTGGTAGTAGAGAATACGCCCATTACCGAGTATGGCACTACCTGCATCTTTCCGCAAATCCCCGAGGTTGGACCATACCATAACAATAGCGTGTGGCCATTTGTGCAGGCGTTCTGGAACATTGCCGCCGCAAAGGTGAAGAACGAGGCTGCGCTGAGCTACGGCATGGCCTCCATCTATAGGGCCGCCGCCATGTACCTTACCAACAAGGAGAACTTTGTGGCATCAACGGGCGATAGCCATGGAACGGCCATCAACTCCGACCGCCAGCTGTGGAGCGTTGGCGCCAATATCGGAATGACCTACAAGGTTATTCTGGGGATGAACTTCGAACCCAACGGTATTGCCTTTGCCCCTGTAATCCCTCATGCCTATGCAGGGAAGTACACGCTTACCAACTTTAAGTACCGCAACGCTACCATCAACGTAACCGTCGATGGATTTGGTTACGAGATTGCCTCGTTCACCGTAAATGGGGTAGAGCAGACGCCTTTTGTTGACGGTGGCGCTACGGGCGTTCTCAACATTAGCATCAAAATGAAGAATGCGCCATTCGCCCCATCGAAGGTGAACCTAAGGAGCGTAGACTTTGCGCCTGCAACTCCCATTGTTGCGCTTAACGCCGGAATGCTGGAGTGGAAGAACGTGGCTGGCGCTGTAGCCTATACGGTAACCCGAAACGGCAAAGTGGTAGTAAACACTTCCAATAGCTCGTACGCTATTGGCAATGATGACTGCTATACCGAGTATCAGGTTAAGGCGGTTGATGCGCAAGGGTACGAGTCGTTCCTTAGCAATCCTGTTGTTATAGAACCTCAAGATAAAACGTTTACCGTCGAAGCCGAAGACTTCAATCCTAAGTCTGAACTTCCCTATACCAGCTTCTCCGGCAAAGGTTTTGTGGAGATGACCACTACCAAGAATACGAGGGTTTTCATCCCTGTAACGGTAGGCGAGGAGGGCGACTACCTGCTCACCCTTCGCTACTCCAATGGAACCGACCGTATGTGCTGCGGGAACTCTGCCGCGCTTCGTACCCTTTGGGTTAACGGGAAGCAGGTAGCTACGATGGTTTTCCCGATTGTCGAAAAGGATGCATGGAGCGACTGGAGCCGATCGAACGCTGTTCGAGTGCATCTGAAGAGAGGAAAGAATGCCCTTAAGCTTACCTACGAAAGGCACAACCGCAACATGAACGGCGATATCAACCTGCTGATGCTCGACAACGTTAAGGTGGTGAAGCTGTAG
- a CDS encoding LrgB family protein — METVKELFASQAFVLAFVLGTYTFSLWLFRKTKISLLHPLLTSIFLIIVVLKLFDVEYQTFEQGSSIVDFMLGPTVVALGVTLYDQVTHIKGNLLSILTSIFVGAIVGIASVTVVLYAMGANEALVATLQPKSVTTPIAMSISEKFGGLPSLTAVVVVAVGIFGGIVGPFVLDKLGVSSKIARGLALGAAAHGMGTARAMELGAIEGAISGLAIGLMGAATALLVPLMRMIM, encoded by the coding sequence ATGGAAACAGTAAAGGAGCTATTCGCCTCGCAGGCTTTTGTGCTTGCCTTTGTGCTAGGAACCTACACGTTTAGCCTATGGCTATTCCGCAAAACAAAAATAAGCCTTCTCCATCCGCTACTTACCAGCATATTCCTGATTATCGTAGTTCTAAAGCTATTTGATGTTGAATACCAAACCTTCGAGCAAGGTTCTTCCATCGTTGACTTTATGCTCGGCCCAACCGTTGTAGCGCTTGGTGTTACCCTATACGATCAGGTTACCCACATTAAGGGTAATCTGCTTTCTATCCTTACCTCGATTTTTGTGGGGGCAATCGTTGGCATTGCCAGCGTTACGGTAGTACTCTACGCAATGGGCGCAAACGAAGCTCTTGTTGCTACGCTTCAGCCCAAATCGGTTACTACACCAATTGCCATGAGCATTTCTGAAAAGTTTGGAGGGCTACCTTCGCTAACTGCAGTTGTTGTTGTTGCCGTTGGAATATTTGGAGGAATCGTAGGACCATTTGTGCTAGACAAACTGGGCGTATCGAGCAAGATTGCGCGTGGATTGGCATTAGGTGCTGCTGCACACGGAATGGGAACAGCGCGCGCAATGGAACTCGGAGCCATAGAAGGGGCTATCAGCGGGCTTGCTATTGGTTTGATGGGCGCCGCAACTGCCTTGCTAGTTCCACTGATGAGAATGATAATGTAG
- the glpK gene encoding glycerol kinase GlpK: protein MIFDHSGEIKAVSQKPFEQLFPKPGWVEHDPNEIWYTQASVAAEVVAKAGFTGLDIAAIGITNQRETTIVWDRETGLPIYNAIVWQDRRTAKYCDELKEQGLAKMIQEKTGLVLDAYFSATKVKWILDNIDGARSRAEKGKLCFGTVDSWLVWKFTQGKHHITDVSNASRTLLFNINSMQWDKELLELFTIPESMLPQVKSCSEVYCETATTLFATHIPIAGIAGDQQAALFGQLCLHEGMAKNTYGTGCFMMMNTGNTPVKSKNNLLTTVAWQIDGKTTYALEGSVFVGGAAIQWLRDGAKLITHASETEAMATSVEDNGGVYFVPALTGLGAPYWDQYARGTMVGITRGTSREHMVRAALEAIAFQVYDVLEAMEHDSGKDSHELRVDGGAVANNFLMQFQSDIFGGKVIRPKVLETTALGAAYLAGLAVGYWGSTDELQKQWSIDKVFEPKMDKHKAEKQLKQWHKAVERAQSWIDLDED from the coding sequence ATTATCTTCGACCATTCGGGCGAAATCAAGGCCGTATCGCAAAAGCCTTTCGAGCAGCTATTCCCCAAACCCGGATGGGTAGAGCACGATCCTAACGAAATTTGGTACACCCAGGCATCGGTTGCCGCCGAGGTAGTTGCCAAAGCAGGTTTTACAGGGTTAGATATTGCTGCAATCGGCATCACCAACCAGCGCGAAACCACCATTGTGTGGGACCGCGAAACTGGATTACCCATATACAACGCCATTGTTTGGCAGGATAGGCGCACCGCTAAGTACTGCGACGAGCTAAAGGAGCAGGGACTTGCCAAAATGATTCAGGAAAAAACTGGGCTCGTATTGGACGCCTACTTCTCGGCAACCAAAGTAAAATGGATTCTCGACAATATAGACGGAGCGCGTTCGCGAGCCGAAAAAGGCAAGCTGTGCTTTGGCACGGTTGACAGCTGGCTTGTTTGGAAGTTCACCCAAGGTAAGCATCACATAACCGATGTATCGAACGCCAGCCGAACCCTCCTCTTCAACATAAACTCCATGCAGTGGGATAAGGAGCTGCTGGAGCTATTCACCATACCCGAGAGCATGCTTCCACAGGTGAAGTCGTGCAGCGAGGTATACTGCGAAACAGCAACCACCCTATTTGCAACGCATATTCCTATTGCGGGGATTGCCGGCGACCAACAGGCTGCGCTTTTCGGACAGCTTTGCCTACACGAAGGCATGGCAAAGAACACCTACGGAACCGGCTGCTTCATGATGATGAATACCGGAAACACACCCGTAAAATCGAAGAATAACCTGCTTACCACCGTTGCCTGGCAGATTGACGGCAAAACCACCTACGCCCTAGAGGGCAGCGTATTCGTTGGTGGAGCCGCCATCCAGTGGCTGCGCGATGGAGCAAAGCTTATTACCCACGCATCGGAAACCGAGGCAATGGCTACCAGCGTAGAGGATAACGGAGGCGTGTACTTCGTTCCGGCGCTTACCGGCCTTGGCGCTCCCTACTGGGACCAGTACGCCCGAGGAACCATGGTGGGCATTACCCGCGGCACCTCGCGTGAGCACATGGTACGCGCTGCGCTAGAGGCCATCGCCTTCCAGGTGTACGACGTGCTGGAGGCAATGGAGCACGACTCGGGTAAGGACTCGCACGAGCTCCGCGTTGACGGCGGCGCCGTTGCCAACAACTTCCTGATGCAGTTCCAATCCGACATCTTTGGCGGTAAGGTTATCCGCCCTAAGGTGCTCGAGACAACCGCTCTTGGAGCCGCCTACCTTGCAGGCTTGGCAGTGGGATACTGGGGAAGCACCGACGAGCTGCAAAAGCAGTGGTCTATCGACAAAGTATTTGAACCAAAAATGGACAAGCATAAGGCCGAGAAGCAGCTTAAGCAGTGGCATAAGGCTGTTGAGCGTGCCCAAAGCTGGATTGACCTGGACGAAGATTAG
- a CDS encoding cyclic-phosphate processing receiver domain-containing protein, with the protein MKTYKVLLDDYRNPEDVYYLTHDEVYLEQGWLVVRSFEELTANISGYYHRGAFPYLVSFDSAISTMHLSRDSGSVETFVEKTAVDCACWLAEYVAKYALELPEVRVHSSDDEAAKSILKVFDAFKEKK; encoded by the coding sequence ATGAAAACATATAAAGTTCTGCTAGACGACTATCGTAATCCCGAAGACGTTTACTACCTTACTCACGATGAGGTTTACCTCGAACAAGGGTGGCTGGTGGTTCGCAGCTTCGAGGAGCTTACCGCGAACATTAGCGGGTACTACCATCGGGGCGCATTCCCCTATTTGGTATCGTTCGATAGCGCCATTTCGACAATGCACCTTAGTCGCGATAGTGGAAGTGTCGAAACCTTTGTGGAGAAGACCGCCGTCGATTGTGCCTGCTGGTTGGCAGAGTACGTGGCAAAGTATGCGCTCGAGCTGCCCGAGGTTAGAGTCCACTCTTCTGATGATGAAGCGGCTAAAAGTATCCTGAAGGTTTTTGATGCCTTTAAAGAGAAAAAGTAG
- a CDS encoding DeoR/GlpR family DNA-binding transcription regulator has product MNIADRHKFILDKVVREGNVSVLELSEELGVSAVTIRKDLKFLEEKKLLFRTHGSASHVDPYVNDRPVNVKESIQVDEKRRIALKAVELIKPEDSIIIASGTTVLEVARAIDSHIKLTVLTAAMNIAESLLGHKDVEIVMLGGVLRKSSFSAVGPYAEKMLNDFACSNLFLGVDGIDMEFGLTTTNMLEAHLNQKMMKAAQRTIVVADSSKFGRKGFGKICDLEAVDTIITDSGINPAFVKKIEEAGVKLIIA; this is encoded by the coding sequence ATGAATATAGCAGATAGACACAAGTTTATACTTGATAAAGTTGTAAGAGAAGGAAATGTTTCGGTTTTAGAGTTAAGTGAAGAATTGGGTGTTTCGGCCGTAACTATTCGAAAGGATTTGAAATTTTTGGAGGAAAAAAAACTTCTTTTCCGAACGCATGGTAGCGCAAGCCACGTCGATCCTTACGTAAACGACCGTCCGGTTAATGTAAAGGAAAGTATTCAGGTGGATGAGAAGCGGCGTATCGCACTAAAAGCTGTCGAACTTATCAAACCCGAAGATTCCATTATTATAGCATCGGGGACTACTGTTCTTGAGGTTGCTCGCGCTATCGATTCTCACATAAAGTTAACGGTGCTTACCGCAGCAATGAACATTGCAGAGTCGCTGTTGGGGCATAAGGATGTGGAGATTGTAATGCTGGGCGGAGTGCTACGCAAGAGTTCTTTTTCAGCGGTAGGACCTTACGCCGAAAAGATGCTGAACGATTTTGCCTGCAGCAACCTTTTTCTTGGTGTAGATGGAATTGATATGGAGTTTGGCCTTACCACAACCAACATGCTCGAGGCGCACCTTAACCAAAAGATGATGAAGGCCGCACAGCGAACAATCGTTGTTGCCGATTCATCGAAGTTTGGCCGTAAGGGGTTTGGTAAAATTTGCGACCTTGAGGCTGTCGATACCATTATTACCGATAGTGGCATTAATCCCGCCTTCGTAAAGAAGATCGAGGAGGCAGGCGTTAAGCTGATTATAGCCTAG
- a CDS encoding glycerol-3-phosphate dehydrogenase/oxidase has translation MRREEQIHKLADTGIVWDIVVIGGGATGLGTALDAALRGLKVLLLEQADFTKGTSSRSTKLVHGGVRYLGQGDVALVLEALHERGLLLKNAPHLVKNQSFIIPNYRWWEGAFYTIGLTLYDVLAGRLSLGRSLHIGKKKAIKKLPLLKQSSLYGGVIYHDGQFDDSRLAVNVAQSCVENGGCVVNYTKVTGLLKDARGKVAGVEVTDLENNRNYRVKAKSVVNATGVFVDSIMQMDTPEAKDMVRPSQGVHLVLDKSFLQSDYALMIPKTDDGRVLFAVPWHNKVVVGTTDTLREKPEMEPQALEQEIEFILNTAGRYMTKKPTRKDVLSVFAGLRPLAAPKGEGKSTKEISRSHKIIVSDSGLITITGGKWTTFRKMAEDTVDTAIKNVGIAAKKCATKTFKIHGYRPNPDLNNHLYVYGSDMDQIIALPEYAEKLHPAHEYRAAEVVWAVRNEMARTVEDVLARRVRVLFLDAKLSIEMAPKVAQIMAKELGKDEQWQKQQVEAYTALANGFLI, from the coding sequence ATGAGAAGAGAAGAGCAGATTCATAAATTAGCGGACACAGGCATTGTTTGGGATATTGTGGTAATAGGTGGGGGAGCAACAGGTTTGGGAACAGCCCTAGATGCAGCGCTCCGTGGACTAAAGGTTTTGCTACTAGAACAAGCCGACTTTACCAAGGGAACATCGAGCCGAAGCACAAAACTTGTACACGGAGGGGTAAGATACCTCGGACAAGGCGATGTGGCATTAGTACTAGAAGCGCTACACGAACGAGGACTTCTTCTAAAAAATGCCCCACACTTGGTTAAGAACCAATCGTTCATTATACCAAACTACCGCTGGTGGGAAGGTGCATTCTATACTATAGGACTTACACTTTACGACGTTCTTGCTGGAAGGCTAAGCCTAGGACGATCGTTACATATTGGAAAGAAAAAGGCCATAAAGAAGCTTCCGCTGCTTAAGCAGAGCAGCCTTTACGGTGGCGTAATTTACCACGACGGACAGTTTGACGATTCGCGCCTTGCGGTTAACGTGGCTCAATCGTGTGTAGAAAATGGAGGTTGCGTGGTAAACTACACTAAGGTAACCGGATTGCTAAAGGATGCCAGAGGCAAGGTTGCAGGAGTTGAAGTAACAGATCTCGAAAACAATCGTAACTATAGGGTAAAAGCCAAAAGCGTAGTAAACGCAACCGGCGTATTCGTAGACTCTATAATGCAGATGGATACACCAGAAGCAAAAGATATGGTTCGTCCAAGCCAAGGGGTACACCTAGTGCTCGATAAATCGTTCCTGCAAAGCGACTATGCACTAATGATTCCAAAAACCGATGATGGACGCGTACTCTTTGCTGTGCCTTGGCACAACAAGGTTGTGGTAGGAACAACCGACACCCTCCGCGAGAAGCCAGAAATGGAGCCTCAGGCGCTGGAACAAGAGATCGAATTTATCCTAAACACTGCGGGAAGATATATGACCAAAAAGCCTACCCGTAAGGATGTGCTTTCGGTATTTGCAGGGCTTCGTCCGCTTGCTGCGCCAAAGGGTGAAGGTAAGAGCACCAAAGAAATTTCGCGAAGCCATAAGATCATTGTATCGGACAGCGGCCTGATTACCATTACCGGAGGTAAATGGACCACCTTTAGAAAGATGGCCGAAGATACCGTAGATACCGCAATCAAAAATGTAGGTATAGCCGCAAAAAAATGCGCTACCAAAACGTTTAAGATACATGGCTATAGGCCAAACCCCGATCTAAATAACCACCTATATGTTTATGGTTCGGATATGGATCAGATAATAGCGTTACCCGAATATGCTGAAAAGCTACATCCCGCTCACGAGTACCGTGCAGCAGAGGTTGTTTGGGCTGTTCGTAACGAAATGGCCCGTACGGTAGAAGATGTGCTTGCCCGTAGAGTAAGGGTTCTCTTCCTCGACGCCAAGCTCAGCATCGAAATGGCGCCAAAGGTTGCCCAAATTATGGCAAAAGAGCTGGGCAAAGATGAGCAGTGGCAAAAGCAACAGGTTGAAGCCTACACAGCTCTTGCAAACGGATTCTTAATTTAA
- the glpT gene encoding glycerol-3-phosphate transporter: protein MFSFLKPAEHKPRLSADKIDRVYHQQRIKVFIGIFFGYAGYYLVRKNFSLAMPELVSQGYSKADLGIAMSGVAIAYGLSKFLMGSVSDRSNAKKFLPLGLILSAITTLFMGTKAGLSSIAIMFSLQFLNGWFQGMGWPPCGRVMTHWFSHKERGTKMALWNVAHNVGGGIIGPMSALGLLWFGTWQAGVFTFPAVVAIVIAIFAFFLIKDTPQSCGLPPIEEYKNDYPATYSKNSEKELTTKEIFFKYVLNNRVLWFIAFANAFVYLVRYGVLDWAPTYLKEAKGYSIKEIGWAYFAYEWAAIPGTLVCGYISDKFFKGKRAVTTMLFMLLVMAAVFVYWLNPAGHPVVDSLALIAIGFLIYGPVMLIGVQALDLAPKKAAGTAAGLTGFMGYMIGTSLLANVAMGKVVDTWGWTGGFTMLIAACILSIVFMGFTWKKEKEAELRTNNS, encoded by the coding sequence ATGTTTTCATTTCTAAAGCCTGCCGAGCATAAACCAAGGCTAAGCGCTGATAAGATAGACAGAGTCTACCATCAGCAGCGCATAAAAGTCTTTATAGGTATTTTCTTTGGTTATGCTGGCTACTATCTAGTTCGAAAGAACTTCTCCTTAGCAATGCCCGAACTGGTAAGCCAAGGATACTCTAAAGCGGATCTTGGCATCGCAATGTCAGGTGTGGCAATTGCATATGGACTAAGCAAGTTCTTGATGGGCAGCGTATCCGACCGAAGCAACGCCAAAAAGTTTCTTCCATTGGGCCTTATACTATCGGCCATTACTACCCTGTTTATGGGAACAAAAGCAGGACTATCGTCTATTGCCATTATGTTTTCCCTCCAGTTTCTCAACGGATGGTTCCAAGGCATGGGCTGGCCTCCTTGTGGAAGAGTAATGACGCACTGGTTCTCGCACAAAGAGAGAGGTACTAAGATGGCGCTTTGGAATGTAGCACATAACGTTGGCGGTGGTATTATTGGACCAATGTCAGCATTAGGTCTGCTATGGTTCGGAACGTGGCAAGCCGGGGTGTTCACATTCCCTGCGGTTGTTGCCATTGTAATAGCAATTTTTGCCTTTTTCCTCATAAAGGATACCCCTCAGTCGTGTGGCTTACCTCCTATCGAGGAGTACAAAAACGACTATCCAGCGACCTATTCCAAAAACTCAGAAAAGGAACTTACAACCAAGGAGATCTTCTTTAAGTATGTTCTAAACAACAGAGTTTTATGGTTCATCGCATTTGCCAATGCATTTGTATACCTAGTAAGGTACGGTGTGCTCGACTGGGCTCCCACCTATCTAAAAGAGGCTAAAGGATACTCGATAAAGGAAATTGGATGGGCATACTTTGCCTACGAGTGGGCCGCTATTCCTGGAACTTTGGTGTGCGGATACATAAGCGACAAGTTCTTTAAAGGTAAACGTGCAGTAACAACCATGCTATTTATGTTATTAGTAATGGCGGCTGTTTTCGTTTACTGGTTAAACCCTGCCGGACATCCTGTTGTCGATAGCCTTGCGCTAATTGCAATCGGGTTCTTAATTTATGGTCCGGTTATGCTAATTGGGGTACAAGCCCTTGACTTAGCGCCAAAGAAAGCAGCAGGCACAGCAGCCGGACTTACCGGATTCATGGGCTACATGATTGGAACATCTCTTTTGGCCAACGTTGCAATGGGCAAGGTGGTAGACACTTGGGGATGGACCGGAGGATTTACCATGCTAATTGCGGCCTGCATCCTTTCTATTGTCTTCATGGGCTTCACCTGGAAGAAAGAAAAAGAAGCAGAACTTAGAACAAACAATTCCTAG
- a CDS encoding MIP/aquaporin family protein, which produces MNALTAEFLGTMLLILMGGGVVANVVLKGTKGNGGGWIVITTAWALGVFIGVTVAGPYSGAHLNPAVSIALAIAGKFAWANVMPYIGAQMLGAAAGAFLVWLSYKDHFDQTEDKGAKLAVFSTGPAIRNYTVNFICEVIGTFALVFVILFFTGAQIEGPSATPIGLGSLGALPVTLLVWVIGLSLGGTTGYAINPARDLGPRIMHAILPIKEKGSNDWAYSWVPVLAPIVGGALAAAAFMYLV; this is translated from the coding sequence ATGAACGCACTAACCGCAGAATTCTTAGGCACAATGCTCCTTATACTAATGGGTGGTGGAGTAGTTGCCAACGTTGTACTAAAGGGAACAAAAGGTAATGGTGGAGGTTGGATTGTTATTACCACCGCTTGGGCGCTTGGCGTATTTATTGGGGTTACCGTAGCAGGGCCTTACAGCGGCGCACACCTAAACCCTGCCGTATCCATCGCGCTGGCCATTGCCGGCAAGTTTGCCTGGGCAAACGTTATGCCCTACATCGGGGCGCAAATGCTGGGCGCTGCTGCCGGAGCATTCCTGGTATGGCTATCGTATAAGGATCACTTCGATCAAACCGAGGATAAGGGTGCCAAGCTGGCCGTGTTCAGCACCGGGCCTGCCATCCGAAACTATACCGTCAACTTTATCTGCGAGGTAATCGGAACCTTTGCCCTTGTTTTTGTAATCCTATTCTTTACGGGTGCACAGATCGAAGGACCATCGGCTACCCCAATCGGGTTAGGCTCGCTGGGTGCGCTCCCCGTAACCCTCCTGGTTTGGGTAATCGGACTTTCGCTGGGTGGTACTACCGGCTACGCCATTAACCCTGCCCGCGACCTTGGCCCCCGCATTATGCACGCCATCCTTCCTATCAAGGAAAAGGGATCGAACGACTGGGCCTACTCGTGGGTTCCCGTTCTTGCGCCTATCGTAGGTGGAGCTTTGGCTGCAGCTGCCTTCATGTACCTCGTGTAG
- a CDS encoding CidA/LrgA family protein has product MIYGLFIIFLHLTIGNLISSMIDNFVPGSVIGMLLLFASLLLKIVKADKIRPTANTLTQNMSLFFLPAGVGIVTATAILEKYWASILLSSIASTVLVIITVGWIQQKMEKWKQ; this is encoded by the coding sequence ATGATTTACGGCCTATTCATCATCTTCCTACACCTTACCATTGGGAATTTGATTAGCAGCATGATCGACAACTTTGTCCCAGGAAGCGTTATTGGAATGCTCCTTCTTTTCGCATCGCTGCTCCTTAAAATTGTAAAAGCAGACAAAATTCGTCCAACAGCCAACACGTTAACTCAAAACATGTCGCTGTTTTTCCTTCCGGCAGGGGTTGGAATTGTTACGGCAACTGCCATACTAGAGAAGTACTGGGCTTCAATTTTGTTATCGAGCATAGCTAGCACCGTGCTGGTTATTATTACCGTAGGTTGGATTCAACAAAAAATGGAGAAATGGAAACAGTAA
- a CDS encoding cytochrome b/b6 domain-containing protein, with product MKTNVWTLPTRIFHWYLAAGCVLAYLLSNYTQTHAAIGLSIGTLLLFRVVWGFIGPRYSRFKDFPISPKKVISFTKHIKTEEHLYTGHNPAAAIVMLLIIITGICVAATGLATALSVDTDFFGTARFSDFDGNLELHETFIAILIALIGLHIVGLATSLYIDKGSKTVYSMFSGVKRLPGINANLNIWQKAFTVLAGIATLSVLVYVLMR from the coding sequence ATGAAAACAAACGTTTGGACACTACCTACACGAATATTCCACTGGTACTTAGCAGCAGGCTGCGTGCTGGCCTACCTTTTAAGCAATTACACGCAAACCCATGCAGCAATTGGGCTGAGCATAGGCACACTCTTACTCTTCCGGGTAGTATGGGGCTTTATCGGGCCTCGCTACTCCCGATTTAAGGACTTTCCCATCTCTCCCAAAAAGGTGATCTCTTTCACCAAGCACATCAAAACGGAGGAGCACCTTTATACGGGACACAACCCTGCAGCAGCTATTGTTATGCTGCTAATAATCATTACAGGTATATGCGTTGCAGCAACAGGACTAGCTACGGCATTATCCGTTGATACCGATTTCTTTGGGACTGCCCGTTTTTCGGACTTTGACGGAAACCTAGAACTGCATGAAACCTTTATAGCAATATTAATAGCACTTATTGGATTGCATATTGTAGGTTTGGCAACTAGCCTATACATCGACAAAGGATCTAAAACTGTATATTCTATGTTCTCGGGGGTTAAAAGACTTCCAGGAATAAATGCCAACCTAAACATTTGGCAGAAAGCATTTACGGTTCTTGCAGGAATAGCAACGTTATCGGTACTGGTTTATGTGCTGATGCGATAA